The Corynebacterium callunae DSM 20147 genomic sequence GCCACCTTCACCTTGGGAATGTCCCTGATTTACCTTGCCGGACTGCGTTTGCTGTGCGATTCCCACATAATGGGCATTTTAGCAGTGCGTTCGCGCCGTTTTGATGCCTTTTATACCGCCGCGCTAGGCATTGGCATGGCCTTTTTAGCTGCCTCCGTGGATTCCCTGGGCAGCTAATTTAGGATTCATTCGGATTGGGGTCGCGGAATTCGGAATGAATTTCCGGGGTACCAGGAACTGCTGGATCTGCCTCCGCAGGCCTGCTCTCCTGATATTGGATATAAACCTCAGGGCCACTAATGCGGAATTGCATACCGTCTGGTCCTTGGGAACTCCACGAGAAATAAGTTTCGTCGATAGTCTCGGCGATCTCTTCCTTCTGCTGAGATTTAGCCTTAGGATCAGCCAATTCCACCCAATTGCTGGTGATAGAAATAAGCAATTGTTGCTGTTCAGTGCTCAGTTCCGAGCCTTTGAGTCCGGCATTTTCGGAAGTAGAATCCGTTTGCAATGCAGCGCGCTGGTCCTCGGTGAGGCTATTAAAAAACGCAAGTGCGGAATCATGAATCCGAGAATTCTTAAAAGGCACATCTACATCTGCTGCAACCTCAGCAATATCTGCTGCGCTGAGCTCAATATGTCCGGATTGGAAAGTGATTTGGCCATCAGGGAAAAATGTTGCCTCCACACCCGCTACTGGACCTTCTAGGCTGAGCTGCCAAGTTTGATCAGTAGCTGGTTCTTGGGAAAAACGCAGGAAGTGGTGCTGAGAGACATCTTCGGTGGGTTCTTGGGCAACATGATCAATCACGCCGGCCAAAATCCGATAAGCATCCTCATTAAACACCGATTCCAACACCCGCAGTGCTGTAACCTGCTGGGCACGACTTAAGCTATTGATATCTAGACCGGAGCCGAGCAACGCCGCGCGCTGCTCTTCATTGAGGTAGCCCAAAAAACCACGGGCAGTCAGCGAGGTTTCTTGCCCGGGGGTGGCCTCAAAAGAGGTGCTTGTCGACGCCTCTTGGGATGCGGTTTGCATCACAGAGGCGACTTTGGATGGCTGTTCAGAAACTGTAGGAGTTTCACCTTGCTGAGGTGCACATCCACTTAAGCCTAAGCTGCTGGCTGCAAGAGTGGTTGCCAATGCACCTGTGGTGTACCGACGACACGAGTTCAACAAAGTCACAACAGCTAACTTATGCTGATAAATATGGTTTATCCGGAAGATTAGCTGTGAGTTAAGTAGAGATACACAACGATAAATCTTATTTTCCTCTAAATATAAAACTCAATATAGGTAGATGGGTTGTCTTCATCGGGGGAGATGAGACTAAAGAAGTTTCGCAAAATGCGATCCATCTGGCGGGTTTCCGTAAGGAAAGCGTCATGGCCAACCGGGGAAACGATCTTAGCCATTGCAAGTAAATTGCCCAGATTGCGGGAGAGGTGTTCCTGCTGGTGGTAGGGGTACAAAATATCAGTATCCACACCGGCAACCAGCACTGGAACCTTAATTGCTTCTAGTGCCTTATTGAGTCCACCTCGGCCCCGGCCAATATCGTGACGATTAAGGGCGTCAGTTAAGACCACATAAGAGCCCGCGTCGAAACG encodes the following:
- a CDS encoding DUF3017 domain-containing protein, with product MLANPHDVGLAPSKLPQKVQKAGVVLFVVVIVVAAVFALTEHWRRATFTLGMSLIYLAGLRLLCDSHIMGILAVRSRRFDAFYTAALGIGMAFLAASVDSLGS
- a CDS encoding DUF3500 domain-containing protein, whose translation is MATTLAASSLGLSGCAPQQGETPTVSEQPSKVASVMQTASQEASTSTSFEATPGQETSLTARGFLGYLNEEQRAALLGSGLDINSLSRAQQVTALRVLESVFNEDAYRILAGVIDHVAQEPTEDVSQHHFLRFSQEPATDQTWQLSLEGPVAGVEATFFPDGQITFQSGHIELSAADIAEVAADVDVPFKNSRIHDSALAFFNSLTEDQRAALQTDSTSENAGLKGSELSTEQQQLLISITSNWVELADPKAKSQQKEEIAETIDETYFSWSSQGPDGMQFRISGPEVYIQYQESRPAEADPAVPGTPEIHSEFRDPNPNES